In a genomic window of Lycium ferocissimum isolate CSIRO_LF1 chromosome 9, AGI_CSIRO_Lferr_CH_V1, whole genome shotgun sequence:
- the LOC132069221 gene encoding probable protein phosphatase 2C 72: MGICVSTASYEIHAVDFGNENVVHYEDNNNGYQQVGSVFSQQGSKGINQDSAILYQGYGVENGVFGGVFDGHGENGHIVSKLVMNKLPSLLLKHVLSLPKISSPKQNVKAVDDKNFNKWKEACLRSFKVMDKDIKSLEKLDCSCSGTTAVVAIRQDDDLFIANLGDSRAVLGRKTEEGVIEAVQLTIDLKPSLPSEAERIRKCDGRVLALKEEPHIQRVWLPHKDAPGLAMSRAFGDFMLKDHGIISKPDVSYHHISSNDQFLVLATDGVWDVLSNDQVVSIVSATNNAAAASEAVVQASLDAWKQKFPNSKRDDCAVICIYLQQQACLSDK; the protein is encoded by the exons ATGGGTATCTGCGTATCAACTGCATCTTATGAGATTCATGCTGTTGATTTTGGCAATGAAAATGTGGTTCACTATGAAGACAACAACAATGGGTACCAACAAGTTGGTTCTGTTTTTTCTCAACAAGGAAGCAAAGGAATCAATCAAGATTCTGCAATTCTCTATCAG GGGTATGGTGTAGAAAATGGAGTTTTTGGTGGAGTTTTTGATGGGCATGGAGAGAATGGACACATAGTCAGCAAGTTAGTTATGAATAAGTTGCCATCTTTGCTTCTGAAACATGTTCTTTCTCTGCCAAAGATCAGTTCTCCAAAACAAAATGTGAAAGCTGTTGATGATAAGAATTTTAACAAATGGAAAGAGGCTTGTTTGCGTTCCTTTAAGGTAATGGATAAAGATATTAAAAGCCTTGAGAAATTGGACTGTTCTTGCAGTGGAACTACTGCTGTGGTTGCTATAAGACAG GATGATGATCTGTTTATCGCTAATCTTGGCGATTCTCGAGCTGTGCTAGGAAGAAAGACAGAGGAGGGAGTAATTGAGGCTGTTCAGTTAACTATTGATTTGAAGCCTAGCCTGCCTT CTGAAGCAGAAAGAATAAGAAAGTGTGATGGCAGAGTGCTTGCATTAAAAGAAGAACCACATATACAAAGAGTGTGGTTACCTCATAAAGATGCTCCTGGACTAGCCATGTCTAGGGCCTTTGGAGATTTCATGTTAAAAGACCATGGCATAATCTCCAAGCCTGATGTCTCCTATCACCATATATCTTCCAATGATCAGTTTCTCGTTCTAGCAACCGATGGG GTGTGGGATGTGCTGAGCAACGACCAAGTCGTCTCGATAGTGAGCGCAACAAATAATGCAGCAGCAGCCTCAGAGGCAGTGGTACAGGCTTCTTTAGATGCATGGAAACAGAAGTTTCCAAACAGCAAGAGAGATGACTGCGCTGTCATCTGCATATACTTGCAACAGCAAGCATGTTTGTCCGATAAATAG